In Elephas maximus indicus isolate mEleMax1 chromosome 7, mEleMax1 primary haplotype, whole genome shotgun sequence, the following proteins share a genomic window:
- the LOC126080231 gene encoding olfactory receptor 8K3-like — protein MDEHNLTDLNEFILMGITDRPELQAPLFGLFLIIYMIAVMGNLGIIILTKIDSKLQTPMYFFLRNLAITDLLYSTTVGPKMLQFILSAMSYDRYVAICKPLLYTVIMSQSVCWGLVTITYLYSTFVSLLITIKIFNSSFCGYNVINHFYCDAIPFLSLLCSNTHDIELILLVVASIDTISSLLIVLVSYLFLLIAILRMNSAEGRYKAFSTCGSHLTVLVLFYGPSMFIYMQPTASHSIDTAKLASIFYTLVIPKLNPLIYSLRNRDVKYALLRICNKISNICSKF, from the exons ATGGACGAACATAATCTAACAGACCTGAATGAATTTATTCTGATGGGAATCACAGACCGCCCTGAGCTGCAGGCGCCATTGTtcgggctgttcctcatcatctacatgatcGCAGTGatgggcaacttgggcatcatcatcctcaccaagatagACTCCAAACTAcaaacacccatgtacttttttctcagaaaCCTTGCTATCACTGATCTTCTTTACTCAACAACCGTGGGACCCAAGATGTTA CAAtttattctgtcagcaatgtcctatgaccgctatgtggctatCTGTAAGCCTCTGCTttacacagtcatcatgtcacaaagTGTGTGCTGGGGGCTGGTGACAATCACCTATCTCTACAGCACATTCGTGTCTCTTCTCATCACTATAAAGATATTTAATTCATCCTTCTGTGGCTACAATGTCATCAATCATTTCTACTGTGATGCTATACCCTTTCTCtctttgctctgctcaaacaCACATGATATCGAATTGATCCTTCTTGTAGTAGCATCTATTGATACTATTTCATCCCTGCTGATAGTTCTTGTTTCTTATCTGTTCCTTCTTATAGCTATTCTCAGGATGAACTCAGCTGAGggcaggtacaaggccttctccacctgtggatcccacctgacgGTTTTGGTATTGTTCTATGGTCCGTCAATGTTTATCTACATGCAGCCCACGGCCAGTCACTCCATTGACACTGCTAAATTGGCATCGATATTTTACACGCTGGTTATCCCTAAGTTGAATCCGTTGATTTATAGCTTGAGgaacagagatgtaaaatatgCCCTACTTAGGATATGTAATAAAATAAGCAATATATGTTCTAAATTTTGA